The Aggregicoccus sp. 17bor-14 genome window below encodes:
- a CDS encoding PAS domain-containing protein has protein sequence MTATIDFQQLFEHSPNPYMLLDRELRYVAANRAYLRVTASRLEELLGRNILDAFPNDPADPNNASATMLRESLHRVLASGQADTLALIPYRVPKETPGGPVLVERFWSATHTPILDARGEVAFLLQHTVDVTELQQLKQAAAAPLVEAGVLQRAAHVQEANRSLHAETQHLRRLFKQAPGFTAFLRGREHVFELANDSYYQLVGHRDILGKPVREALPEVAGQGYFELLDQVFTSGEAFVGHDLRVLLQREPGAPLAERFLDLVYQPIVEPDGRVSGIFVQGNDITAQRHAQEQIRHLNASLEARVQERTAELQQANQRLQEVDRLKGDFLGGASYQLSSPLHAILGATDVLESTSPSKAQQPYLRRIAANAEVLLATVSGLLDMSRLSTRRLQLRRDPVDLLALVREVWEQLRPLAEQQGQRVVLQLPDTLPALQEADEERLHAVVITLVHDALRLTPAASLVRISVLKAQGQVQLEVRHTGSPLPPETLERLFQRFTQLRGTWVELSVARALVEAHGGSLTARAESDGNTFTLSLPLRGA, from the coding sequence ATGACCGCCACCATCGACTTCCAGCAGCTCTTCGAGCACTCCCCCAACCCGTACATGCTGCTCGACCGCGAGCTGCGCTACGTGGCGGCGAACCGGGCCTACCTGCGGGTGACCGCGAGTCGGCTCGAGGAGCTGCTCGGCCGCAACATCCTGGACGCCTTCCCCAACGATCCCGCGGACCCCAACAACGCGAGCGCCACGATGCTGCGCGAGTCGCTGCACCGCGTGCTCGCGAGCGGGCAGGCGGACACGCTCGCGCTCATCCCCTACCGGGTGCCGAAGGAGACGCCCGGGGGCCCCGTGCTGGTGGAGCGCTTCTGGAGCGCCACGCACACCCCCATCCTGGATGCGCGCGGCGAGGTGGCCTTCCTCCTCCAGCACACGGTGGACGTGACCGAGCTGCAGCAGCTGAAGCAGGCCGCCGCGGCGCCGCTGGTGGAGGCCGGGGTGCTGCAGCGCGCGGCGCACGTGCAGGAGGCCAACCGCAGCCTGCACGCGGAGACGCAGCACCTGCGCCGGCTCTTCAAGCAGGCCCCCGGCTTCACCGCCTTCCTGCGCGGGCGCGAGCACGTGTTCGAGCTGGCCAACGACTCGTACTACCAGCTGGTGGGGCACCGGGACATCCTCGGCAAGCCGGTGCGCGAGGCGCTGCCGGAGGTGGCCGGCCAGGGCTACTTCGAGCTGCTGGACCAGGTGTTCACGAGCGGCGAGGCCTTCGTGGGGCACGACCTGCGCGTGCTGCTGCAGCGCGAGCCGGGCGCGCCGCTCGCCGAGCGCTTCCTCGACCTCGTCTACCAGCCCATCGTCGAGCCGGACGGCCGGGTCTCCGGCATCTTCGTGCAGGGCAACGACATCACCGCGCAGCGCCACGCGCAGGAGCAGATCCGCCACCTGAACGCGAGCCTCGAGGCGCGCGTGCAGGAGCGCACCGCCGAGCTGCAGCAGGCGAACCAGCGGCTGCAGGAGGTGGACCGCCTCAAGGGCGACTTCCTCGGCGGCGCCTCCTACCAGCTGAGCAGCCCGCTGCACGCCATCCTCGGGGCCACGGACGTGCTGGAGAGCACCAGCCCGAGCAAGGCGCAGCAGCCCTACCTGCGGCGCATCGCCGCGAACGCCGAGGTCCTGCTCGCCACGGTGAGCGGGCTGCTGGACATGTCGCGCCTGAGCACGCGGCGGCTGCAGCTGCGCAGAGACCCCGTGGACCTGCTCGCCCTGGTGCGCGAGGTGTGGGAGCAGCTGCGGCCGCTCGCCGAGCAGCAGGGACAGCGCGTGGTGCTGCAGCTGCCGGACACCCTGCCCGCGCTGCAGGAGGCGGACGAGGAGCGCCTGCACGCGGTGGTCATCACCCTGGTGCACGACGCCCTGCGCCTCACGCCTGCCGCGAGCCTCGTGCGCATCTCGGTGCTGAAGGCCCAGGGCCAGGTGCAGCTCGAGGTGCGCCATACCGGAAGCCCCCTGCCGCCCGAGACGCTGGAGCGCCTCTTCCAGCGCTTCACGCAGCTGCGCGGCACCTGGGTGGAGCTCTCGGTGGCGCGCGCGCTCGTAGAGGCGCACGGCGGCTCGCTCACGGCGCGCGCCGAGAGCGACGGCAACACCTTCACCCTCAGCCTCCCGCTGCGCGGCGCCTAA
- a CDS encoding neutral zinc metallopeptidase, translating into MGRPLAFGGGALGLLGLVLSLLLGGDPSQAPSSAGRDQDQGYGGSGPAAGTTDPREDRAKDFVSVILADTEDTWPALLQPMGVRYRPPHLVLFSDAVESACGYAQAAVGPFYCPGDQQVYLDLSFFDELSQRFGAEGDFAQAYVVAHEIGHHVQKLLGLSDRVHQLQQRSSRTGANALSVRLELQADCFAGVWAHHANKQRKLLEAGDVEEGLRAAAAIGDDTLQKRAQGRVVPESFTHGSSAQRVTWFRRGLETGQVKACDTFDDQAQDEAQ; encoded by the coding sequence ATGGGGCGGCCGCTCGCCTTCGGTGGAGGCGCGCTGGGTCTGCTGGGCCTGGTGCTGTCGCTGCTCCTCGGGGGAGACCCCTCGCAGGCCCCCTCGAGCGCGGGGCGCGACCAGGACCAGGGCTACGGCGGCTCGGGGCCGGCGGCGGGCACCACGGACCCGCGCGAGGACCGCGCCAAGGACTTCGTCTCGGTCATCCTCGCGGACACCGAGGACACCTGGCCCGCGCTGCTGCAGCCCATGGGCGTGCGCTACCGGCCGCCGCACCTGGTGCTGTTCAGCGACGCGGTGGAGAGCGCGTGCGGCTACGCGCAGGCGGCGGTGGGCCCCTTCTACTGCCCCGGTGATCAGCAGGTGTACCTGGACCTCTCCTTCTTCGACGAGCTCTCGCAGCGCTTCGGCGCCGAGGGCGACTTCGCGCAGGCCTACGTGGTGGCGCACGAGATCGGCCACCACGTGCAGAAGCTGCTGGGCCTGAGCGACCGGGTGCACCAGCTCCAGCAGCGCAGCAGCCGCACCGGCGCCAACGCGCTGAGCGTGCGCCTGGAGCTGCAGGCGGACTGCTTCGCGGGCGTGTGGGCGCACCACGCGAACAAGCAGCGCAAGCTGCTCGAGGCGGGCGACGTGGAGGAGGGCCTGCGCGCGGCGGCCGCCATCGGCGACGACACGCTGCAGAAGCGCGCGCAGGGCCGCGTGGTGCCCGAGTCGTTCACCCACGGCTCCAGCGCCCAGCGCGTCACCTGGTTCCGGCGCGGGCTGGAGACGGGCCAGGTGAAGGCCTGCGACACCTTCGACGACCAGGCGCAGGACGAGGCGCAGTAG